Proteins from a single region of Methanotorris igneus Kol 5:
- a CDS encoding 50S ribosomal protein L3, translating to MGMKRNRPRRGSLAFSPRKRAKRPVPRIRSWPDEDKVRLQAFPVYKAGMSHALVKENNPNSPNANQEVFTPITILEAPDINVFAIRVYGKDTRGLKTLTEVWADELDKELARKIKTLPKKEERKTVDELDNLIDKIADVRVLVHTNPKLTCLPKKKPEVLEIRIGGKDIQERLNYAKEILGKKVSITDVFSEGEFVDTIAITKGKGFQGQVKRWGVKIQFGKHQRKGVGRHVGSIGPWTPKRVMWTVPMPGQMGYHQRTEYNKRILKIGNNGEEITPKGGFLHYGVIRNNYVVVKGSVPGPAKRLVVLRSAIRPVEDRFGLPEITYISTTSKQGN from the coding sequence ATGGGTATGAAGAGGAATAGACCTCGTAGAGGTTCTCTTGCATTTAGTCCAAGAAAGAGAGCTAAAAGGCCAGTTCCAAGAATAAGATCATGGCCAGATGAAGATAAAGTAAGATTGCAAGCATTCCCAGTATATAAAGCAGGAATGAGCCACGCATTGGTTAAAGAAAACAACCCAAATAGTCCAAATGCAAACCAAGAAGTATTTACACCAATAACCATATTAGAAGCTCCAGACATCAACGTATTTGCTATAAGAGTTTATGGAAAAGATACAAGAGGATTAAAAACCTTAACAGAAGTTTGGGCTGATGAATTGGATAAAGAATTGGCAAGAAAAATAAAAACATTGCCTAAGAAAGAAGAAAGAAAAACTGTTGATGAACTTGATAATTTAATTGATAAAATAGCAGATGTCAGAGTTTTAGTTCACACAAACCCAAAATTAACATGCTTACCAAAGAAAAAACCAGAAGTTTTAGAAATTAGAATTGGTGGAAAAGACATCCAAGAAAGATTAAACTATGCAAAAGAAATCCTTGGTAAGAAAGTTTCAATAACTGATGTATTCAGTGAAGGGGAGTTTGTAGATACCATTGCAATAACAAAAGGTAAAGGATTCCAAGGACAAGTCAAGAGATGGGGAGTCAAAATACAATTCGGAAAACACCAAAGAAAAGGAGTCGGTAGACACGTTGGTTCAATAGGTCCATGGACACCAAAGAGAGTCATGTGGACTGTTCCAATGCCAGGTCAAATGGGATACCACCAAAGAACAGAATACAACAAGAGAATATTAAAAATAGGAAATAATGGAGAAGAAATTACACCAAAAGGTGGATTCTTGCACTATGGGGTTATAAGAAACAATTATGTTGTGGTTAAAGGTTCAGTTCCAGGGCCAGCAAAAAGATTGGTTGTATTGAGAAGTGCAATTAGACCAGTAGAAGACAGATTCGGATTACCAGAAATAACATACATCAGTACAACATCAAAACAAGGAAACTAA
- a CDS encoding haloacid dehalogenase produces the protein MFNENEVSYLVKYFEEKDMLREEILKLSREITKDCALSIRKIHKREEVSLEEIFEKLKQLNELVKKHVDFEKYANTPQQEFVEAKALYDIIFNNKIPTYKEFEFIKEENYVLGLCDVIGELRRALLDAIKDDNKELAEKYFNYMEEIYDFIMKFDHYHVIENLRRKQDISRSILEKTHGDLVNYIENLKLREELRKWKEE, from the coding sequence ATGTTTAACGAAAATGAAGTAAGTTATCTTGTAAAATACTTTGAAGAAAAGGATATGCTAAGAGAAGAAATATTAAAATTGTCAAGAGAAATAACTAAGGACTGTGCATTGTCTATAAGAAAGATACACAAAAGAGAAGAGGTTTCATTAGAAGAGATATTTGAAAAATTAAAGCAACTGAACGAATTAGTTAAAAAACATGTGGATTTTGAGAAGTACGCTAACACCCCCCAACAGGAGTTCGTCGAGGCAAAGGCGCTATATGATATCATATTTAATAACAAAATCCCAACATATAAAGAGTTTGAATTCATTAAGGAAGAGAATTATGTTTTAGGTTTGTGTGATGTTATTGGAGAGTTAAGGAGAGCTTTATTAGACGCTATAAAAGATGACAACAAAGAACTTGCAGAAAAATACTTCAACTATATGGAAGAGATTTATGACTTCATAATGAAGTTTGATCACTACCATGTAATAGAGAACTTAAGAAGAAAGCAAGATATTTCAAGGAGTATCTTAGAAAAAACTCATGGTGATTTAGTAAATTACATTGAAAACCTCAAATTAAGGGAGGAGTTAAGAAAATGGAAGGAAGAGTAG
- a CDS encoding FumA C-terminus/TtdB family hydratase beta subunit, whose translation MASFELKTPISKETISKLKVGDVVYLNGVIYTARDEAHLEIIKYHKKGKELPFNLENGVIYHAGPIMKKENDKWVCVAIGPTTSARMNNTEEEVIKVTNLSAIVGKGGMKKELLKTFKEHKVVYLAAPGGCAALLANCIKEVKNVYFLELGMPEAVWELEVENFGPLIVAMDAHGNSIYEEVNEKVFENLKMMVQSQKI comes from the coding sequence TTGGCATCATTTGAATTAAAAACACCAATTTCAAAAGAAACCATCAGCAAATTAAAAGTTGGAGATGTTGTTTATTTGAATGGGGTAATATATACTGCAAGAGATGAGGCACATTTGGAAATTATAAAATACCACAAAAAAGGAAAGGAATTGCCCTTTAATTTAGAAAATGGTGTAATTTATCATGCAGGACCAATAATGAAAAAAGAAAATGATAAATGGGTTTGTGTCGCAATAGGCCCAACAACCTCTGCAAGGATGAATAACACTGAGGAAGAGGTAATAAAGGTAACCAATTTATCCGCAATCGTTGGGAAGGGTGGAATGAAGAAAGAATTACTCAAAACATTCAAAGAACATAAGGTTGTGTATCTCGCTGCTCCAGGGGGATGTGCTGCACTTTTAGCAAATTGCATAAAAGAAGTTAAAAATGTCTATTTTTTAGAATTAGGAATGCCTGAGGCAGTTTGGGAATTGGAAGTTGAGAACTTTGGCCCTTTAATTGTGGCGATGGATGCACATGGAAACAGTATTTATGAAGAAGTAAATGAGAAGGTTTTTGAAAATTTAAAAATGATGGTTCAATCTCAAAAAATATAA
- the rpl4p gene encoding 50S ribosomal protein L4 produces the protein MKAVVYNLDGSKKGEIELPSIFETEYRPDLIKRAVISALTARLQPKGSDPLAGKRTSAESIGKGHGRARVKRTAQGWAAFVPQAVGGRRCHPPKVEKILWERINKKERLKAIMSAIAASANPELVKQRGHIIDNVPSIPLVVDNEFENLQKTKDVVNVFKALGLDKDVERAKKGIKIRAGRGKMRGRKYRKPKSVLVVVGDKCNAIKASRNLPGVDVITADNFGVIHIAPGAMAGRLTLWTESAIEKLSERFKL, from the coding sequence ATGAAGGCAGTGGTTTATAACTTAGATGGTTCTAAAAAAGGGGAAATTGAACTACCATCAATATTTGAAACCGAATACAGACCTGATTTAATTAAAAGAGCAGTTATTTCAGCATTAACTGCAAGATTACAACCAAAGGGTTCAGACCCACTTGCTGGGAAGAGGACATCAGCAGAGTCAATAGGTAAAGGACACGGTAGAGCAAGAGTTAAAAGAACAGCACAAGGATGGGCAGCATTTGTCCCTCAAGCAGTGGGGGGTAGAAGGTGCCACCCACCAAAAGTTGAAAAAATCTTATGGGAAAGAATAAATAAAAAGGAAAGATTAAAAGCAATAATGAGTGCTATAGCAGCATCAGCAAATCCAGAATTAGTCAAACAAAGAGGACATATCATAGATAATGTTCCATCAATCCCATTAGTTGTTGACAATGAGTTTGAAAACCTTCAAAAAACAAAAGATGTTGTAAATGTATTCAAGGCATTAGGATTAGATAAAGATGTTGAAAGAGCTAAGAAAGGTATTAAGATTAGAGCTGGAAGAGGAAAAATGAGAGGAAGAAAATACAGAAAACCAAAAAGTGTCTTGGTTGTTGTTGGGGATAAATGCAATGCAATAAAAGCATCAAGAAACCTCCCAGGTGTAGATGTAATAACAGCCGATAACTTTGGGGTAATACACATTGCCCCAGGGGCGATGGCAGGAAGATTAACACTCTGGACAGAAAGTGCAATAGAAAAATTAAGTGAAAGATTCAAACTCTAA
- a CDS encoding 50S ribosomal protein L23, which produces MDAFDVIKMPVISEKTMRLIEEENKLVFYVHRKATKEDIKRAMKELFNVEVEKVNTMITPKGEKKAYVKLKDGYDASEVAANLGIY; this is translated from the coding sequence ATGGATGCCTTTGATGTCATAAAAATGCCAGTAATTAGTGAGAAGACAATGAGACTCATTGAGGAAGAGAACAAGTTGGTATTCTACGTGCACAGAAAAGCAACAAAGGAAGATATTAAGAGAGCAATGAAAGAATTGTTTAATGTTGAAGTTGAGAAGGTAAATACAATGATAACTCCAAAAGGAGAAAAGAAAGCATACGTTAAATTGAAGGACGGCTACGATGCAAGTGAAGTAGCCGCAAACTTGGGAATCTACTAA
- a CDS encoding 50S ribosomal protein L2, with protein sequence MGKRLISQNRGRGGPNYRCPSHKRRGEVKYRKFDDLEKKGKIIGTITDILHDPGRSAPVATVKFENGEEKLLLVPEGMKVGDTIECGVAAEIKPGNILPLGEIPEGIPVFNIETVPGDGGKLVRAGGCYAHIIAHDVGKTIVKLPSGQLKALHPMCRATIGVVAGGGRKEKPFVKAGKKYHAMKAKAIKWPRVRGVAMNAVDHPFGGGRHQHTGKPTTVSRRMPPGRKVGHIAARRTGVRK encoded by the coding sequence ATGGGTAAAAGGTTAATATCACAAAACAGAGGTAGAGGAGGACCGAATTATAGATGTCCTTCCCACAAAAGAAGAGGAGAAGTAAAATATAGAAAATTTGATGATTTAGAGAAAAAAGGAAAAATTATTGGGACAATTACAGACATCTTGCACGATCCAGGTAGAAGTGCACCAGTAGCAACAGTTAAATTTGAAAACGGGGAGGAAAAACTCTTATTAGTCCCAGAAGGCATGAAAGTTGGAGATACAATTGAGTGTGGAGTTGCTGCAGAGATAAAACCAGGAAACATCTTACCATTGGGAGAAATTCCAGAGGGTATTCCTGTCTTTAACATTGAGACCGTTCCTGGCGATGGAGGAAAATTGGTAAGAGCAGGAGGGTGCTACGCACACATCATTGCTCACGATGTAGGAAAAACAATTGTAAAATTGCCATCAGGACAATTAAAAGCACTTCACCCAATGTGTAGGGCTACAATTGGAGTTGTTGCTGGTGGAGGAAGGAAAGAGAAACCATTTGTTAAGGCAGGTAAGAAATACCACGCAATGAAAGCTAAGGCAATCAAATGGCCAAGAGTTAGAGGAGTTGCAATGAACGCTGTTGACCACCCATTCGGTGGAGGTAGACACCAACACACTGGTAAACCAACAACAGTTTCAAGAAGAATGCCACCAGGAAGGAAAGTTGGTCATATTGCTGCAAGAAGAACTGGGGTAAGGAAATAA
- the rpsS gene encoding 30S ribosomal protein S19 — translation MARGRAARKKKKQQVTVRRGEFRYRGYTLEELQQMPLKEFIKLLPARQRRSMLRGLTPQQRKLAMKIKKARRLLKKGKEPRIIRTHCRDFIITPDMVGLTFGVYNGKEFVEVKVTEEMIGHYLGEFSLTRKPVQHGSPGMGATRSSMFVPIK, via the coding sequence ATGGCAAGAGGAAGAGCTGCAAGAAAAAAGAAAAAACAACAAGTTACAGTAAGAAGGGGAGAATTTAGATACAGAGGATACACATTAGAAGAACTTCAACAAATGCCTTTGAAGGAGTTTATTAAGCTGCTCCCTGCAAGACAAAGAAGAAGTATGTTGAGAGGTTTAACACCTCAACAAAGAAAATTAGCTATGAAAATTAAAAAGGCAAGAAGATTATTGAAGAAAGGTAAAGAACCAAGGATTATTAGAACACACTGCAGAGATTTCATTATAACTCCTGACATGGTTGGATTGACATTTGGAGTTTACAACGGTAAGGAATTCGTTGAAGTTAAAGTTACAGAAGAAATGATTGGACACTACCTTGGAGAATTCTCACTCACAAGAAAACCAGTTCAACACGGAAGCCCAGGTATGGGAGCTACAAGAAGCTCCATGTTCGTTCCAATCAAATAA
- a CDS encoding sugar phosphate isomerase/epimerase family protein: MKFGISSLVFLPEGLKSTMEKIAENHFDCWEIVCEGNHYLSPKNIKYLMELKDRYEVDIVVHAPFSDLNPASMNERVRRLTVDCITDAIEGAFELDASVVVVHPGYIPPLWSNYVEDILDNNFSTLSDIVEVAEDYGITIGLENMPNFKGVLGITPESLREIVKDIDSKYLGITFDIGHANTIGNPADFVEELNSIGEGIVHVHIHDNNGYDDEHLKIGEGKIDFLSVLKKLKEIKYDGVLSIENKNVRDAVKSKEVLNEYLSILDDLKKGIEVEL, translated from the coding sequence ATGAAGTTTGGAATTTCATCATTGGTTTTTTTACCAGAGGGTTTAAAATCTACTATGGAGAAAATTGCAGAAAACCACTTTGACTGTTGGGAGATTGTTTGTGAAGGGAATCACTATCTTTCTCCAAAAAATATAAAGTATCTTATGGAGTTAAAGGATAGGTATGAGGTAGATATTGTTGTTCATGCTCCATTCTCTGATCTAAATCCTGCATCAATGAATGAGAGAGTTAGGAGATTGACAGTTGACTGTATAACTGATGCAATTGAGGGGGCTTTTGAATTGGATGCGAGTGTTGTTGTTGTACATCCTGGCTATATCCCACCATTGTGGAGTAATTATGTTGAGGATATTTTAGATAATAATTTCTCAACTTTAAGTGATATTGTTGAGGTTGCGGAGGATTATGGAATTACAATTGGCCTCGAAAACATGCCAAATTTCAAAGGAGTTTTGGGAATAACACCAGAGAGTTTGAGGGAAATTGTTAAAGATATCGACTCAAAATACCTTGGCATAACCTTTGACATTGGACATGCAAACACCATCGGAAACCCAGCGGATTTTGTTGAGGAATTGAATAGTATTGGGGAAGGTATTGTGCACGTCCACATCCATGACAACAATGGTTATGATGATGAACATTTAAAAATAGGGGAAGGGAAGATTGATTTCCTAAGCGTCCTCAAAAAATTGAAAGAAATTAAATATGATGGAGTTTTATCAATAGAGAATAAGAATGTTAGGGATGCAGTTAAAAGTAAAGAGGTCTTAAATGAATATTTATCTATTTTGGATGATTTGAAAAAGGGTATTGAGGTGGAACTATGA